The Clostridium sporogenes genome contains a region encoding:
- a CDS encoding co-chaperone GroES has product MKIRPLGDRVVIKRVEAEETTKSGIVLPGAAKEKPQVAEVIAVGPGGLVDGKEVKMELKVGDKVLFSKYAGNEVKIEGEEVTILKQDDILAVVEG; this is encoded by the coding sequence ATGAAGATTAGACCACTTGGAGATAGAGTAGTAATTAAAAGAGTAGAAGCAGAGGAAACCACAAAAAGTGGAATAGTATTACCAGGAGCTGCAAAAGAGAAACCACAGGTTGCAGAAGTAATAGCTGTAGGACCTGGTGGATTAGTTGATGGAAAAGAAGTTAAGATGGAATTAAAAGTAGGGGATAAGGTATTATTCTCAAAATATGCTGGTAATGAAGTAAAAATTGAAGGTGAAGAAGTAACTATATTAAAGCAAGATGACATATTAGCAGTAGTTGAAGGTTAA
- the guaA gene encoding glutamine-hydrolyzing GMP synthase → MNKELVLVVDFGGQYNQLIARRVRENRVYCEIVPYTTSIEKIKEKAPKGIIFTGGPNSVYGENAPRVEKELFNLGIPVLGICYGDQLMAHSLDGEVTSPEKREYGKTEVNLDNSSLLFKNIKEKDQCWMSHTDYISKVPKGFKTIATTDECPCAAMENGEKRLYGVQFHPEVEHTLFGKQMLKNFLFNICDLKGDWTMSSFAEEQIKAIKEKVGDKKVICALSGGVDSSVAAVIVHKAIGKQLTCIFVDHGLLRKDEGDQVEKIFKNQFDMNLIRVNAQERFLGKLKGVSDPERKRKIIGEEFIRVFEEEAKKLGDISFLVQGTIYPDIVESGTNTSATIKSHHNVGGLPEDMEFKLIEPLRELFKDEVRAVGEELGIPHKLVWRQPFPGPGLAIRVLGEVTEEKLAITREADAIFREEIAKAGLEEKIWQYFACLPNIQSVGVMGDERTYCHTIALRAVTSSDAMTSDWARIPYEVLDKVSRRIVNEVKEVNRIVYDVTSKPPATIEWE, encoded by the coding sequence ATGAATAAAGAATTAGTATTAGTAGTTGACTTTGGAGGTCAATATAATCAATTAATAGCAAGACGTGTAAGAGAAAATAGAGTATATTGTGAGATAGTACCTTATACTACATCTATAGAAAAAATAAAGGAAAAAGCACCAAAAGGAATAATATTTACAGGTGGACCTAATAGTGTATATGGAGAAAATGCACCAAGAGTTGAAAAAGAATTATTTAATTTAGGTATTCCAGTTTTAGGTATATGTTATGGAGATCAGCTTATGGCTCATAGTTTAGATGGAGAAGTAACAAGTCCTGAAAAAAGAGAATATGGTAAAACAGAAGTAAATTTAGATAATAGTAGTTTATTATTTAAGAATATAAAAGAAAAAGATCAATGTTGGATGAGTCATACAGACTATATTTCAAAGGTTCCAAAGGGATTTAAAACTATAGCAACAACAGATGAGTGCCCTTGTGCAGCTATGGAAAATGGAGAAAAAAGATTATATGGAGTTCAATTTCATCCAGAGGTAGAGCATACTTTATTTGGAAAACAAATGCTTAAGAATTTTTTATTCAACATATGTGATTTAAAAGGTGATTGGACTATGAGTTCTTTTGCGGAAGAACAAATAAAAGCTATAAAGGAAAAGGTAGGAGACAAAAAAGTAATATGTGCTTTATCTGGTGGTGTAGATTCATCAGTAGCAGCGGTAATTGTTCATAAAGCTATAGGAAAACAATTAACTTGTATATTTGTTGATCACGGTTTACTTAGAAAAGATGAAGGTGATCAAGTAGAAAAAATATTTAAAAATCAATTTGATATGAATTTAATAAGGGTTAATGCACAAGAGAGATTTTTAGGAAAATTAAAGGGAGTTTCAGACCCAGAAAGAAAGAGAAAAATAATTGGAGAAGAATTTATAAGAGTGTTTGAAGAAGAAGCTAAAAAATTAGGTGATATAAGTTTCTTAGTTCAAGGTACTATATATCCAGATATAGTAGAAAGTGGAACAAACACATCAGCTACTATAAAAAGTCATCATAATGTAGGTGGTTTACCAGAAGATATGGAATTTAAATTAATAGAACCTTTAAGAGAATTATTTAAAGATGAAGTAAGAGCTGTGGGAGAAGAATTAGGTATACCACATAAATTAGTATGGAGACAGCCTTTCCCAGGACCAGGTCTAGCTATAAGAGTATTAGGAGAGGTTACAGAGGAAAAATTAGCTATTACGAGAGAAGCAGATGCTATATTTAGAGAAGAGATAGCTAAAGCAGGCCTAGAAGAAAAGATATGGCAATATTTCGCTTGTCTTCCAAATATACAATCAGTAGGAGTTATGGGAGACGAAAGAACATACTGCCATACAATAGCATTAAGAGCTGTTACATCTTCAGATGCAATGACTTCAGATTGGGCAAGAATACCTTATGAAGTGTTAGATAAGGTATCTAGAAGAATAGTAAATGAAGTTAAAGAAGTTAACAGAATTGTATATGATGTAACTTCAAAACCACCAGCAACTATTGAGTGGGAATAA
- a CDS encoding TVP38/TMEM64 family protein, with protein sequence MLESIRKYIKKNTNIIKEILSDNKGSIILSLFFLFIIFIGYIYYKNFAVLKDPKNIKNIILSYGNYGIIVFLLFQIIQVVAFFIPGEVIQITGGYIYGTLLGSVYSLIGITIGSVFVFLLAHMYGRPLVHKIISKKDLKLFDKLLNIGSVKLIVFLLYLIPGVPKDALGYICGISDIKFKDFFILSTLGRIPGVLASAYFGANIHGGNRTILIIVGIISSLLFIIGVFKGEKIIKKIGKNMRKL encoded by the coding sequence ATGCTGGAAAGTATAAGAAAATATATAAAAAAGAATACAAATATCATTAAAGAAATATTAAGTGATAACAAAGGAAGTATAATATTATCTTTATTCTTTTTATTTATAATTTTTATAGGTTATATATATTATAAAAATTTTGCAGTATTAAAAGATCCTAAAAATATTAAAAATATTATACTGTCCTATGGTAATTATGGTATTATTGTCTTTTTGTTATTTCAAATAATTCAAGTTGTAGCTTTTTTTATACCAGGAGAAGTAATACAAATAACTGGAGGATATATATACGGAACTTTATTGGGAAGTGTATATTCTCTTATAGGGATTACGATAGGAAGTGTTTTTGTATTTTTATTAGCTCATATGTATGGAAGGCCTTTAGTTCATAAAATAATTTCTAAAAAAGATTTAAAGCTTTTTGATAAATTGTTGAATATAGGAAGCGTAAAATTAATAGTATTCTTATTATATTTAATACCAGGAGTACCTAAAGATGCATTAGGTTATATATGTGGTATATCAGATATTAAATTTAAGGATTTTTTTATTTTATCAACACTGGGTAGAATACCAGGAGTTTTAGCATCCGCATATTTTGGAGCAAATATTCATGGGGGAAATAGAACCATTTTGATAATAGTAGGAATTATATCATCTTTACTTTTTATAATAGGAGTATTTAAAGGGGAAAAAATAATAAAAAAAATAGGGAAGAATATGAGGAAATTATAA
- a CDS encoding DNA-3-methyladenine glycosylase family protein, translating into MDFNYIENCTNAIVIKDVRNFELAHIFECGQCFRWYREEKDSYIGIAYGKVIEVEKVNNDVILHNATEEDFKSIWAEYFDLYRDYGQIKHILSKDDLLAKSVEFGHGIRLLKQDPFEIIVSFIISANNRIPMIKKAIKSISEKWGCPIEYKESIYYSFPTVEQLKDATEEELKACGVGFRAKYIKDTVNKIYENSIEQSEQYKKEYDMLWIKNQQDDICHKMLQNYSGIGAKVADCVMLFSMEKYSAFPVDVWVKRAMQYFYLAPDVSLKKIRDFGREKFGTLSGFAQQYLFYYARENKIDVNKE; encoded by the coding sequence ATGGATTTTAATTATATAGAAAATTGTACAAATGCTATAGTTATTAAAGATGTAAGAAACTTTGAATTAGCACATATTTTTGAATGTGGTCAATGTTTTAGATGGTACAGAGAAGAGAAAGATTCTTATATAGGAATAGCCTACGGAAAGGTTATAGAAGTAGAAAAGGTAAATAATGATGTAATATTACATAATGCTACGGAAGAGGATTTTAAAAGTATTTGGGCAGAATATTTTGACTTATATAGAGACTATGGCCAAATAAAACATATATTAAGTAAAGATGATTTATTAGCTAAATCTGTTGAATTTGGACATGGAATAAGACTTTTAAAGCAAGATCCTTTTGAAATAATAGTATCTTTCATAATTTCTGCTAATAATAGAATACCAATGATTAAAAAAGCTATAAAAAGTATAAGTGAAAAATGGGGGTGTCCTATAGAGTATAAAGAAAGTATATATTATAGCTTCCCTACAGTAGAGCAACTTAAAGATGCAACGGAAGAAGAATTAAAAGCATGTGGTGTTGGTTTTAGAGCTAAATATATAAAAGATACTGTAAATAAAATATATGAAAATTCTATAGAACAAAGTGAGCAATATAAAAAAGAATATGATATGTTATGGATAAAAAATCAACAAGATGATATATGTCATAAAATGCTACAAAATTATAGTGGCATAGGTGCTAAAGTTGCAGATTGTGTTATGTTGTTTTCTATGGAAAAATACTCTGCGTTTCCAGTAGACGTTTGGGTGAAAAGAGCTATGCAATATTTTTATCTAGCTCCTGATGTATCACTAAAAAAAATAAGAGATTTCGGAAGAGAAAAATTTGGAACATTATCAGGATTTGCCCAACAATATTTGTTTTATTATGCAAGAGAAAACAAAATTGATGTTAATAAGGAATAA
- the groL gene encoding chaperonin GroEL (60 kDa chaperone family; promotes refolding of misfolded polypeptides especially under stressful conditions; forms two stacked rings of heptamers to form a barrel-shaped 14mer; ends can be capped by GroES; misfolded proteins enter the barrel where they are refolded when GroES binds): MAKSLLFGEEARRSMQAGVDKLADTVKVTLGPKGRNVVLDKKFGSPLITNDGVTIAREIELEDPYENMGAQLVKEVATKTNDVAGDGTTTATLLAQAIIREGLKNVTAGANPIQIRTGIRKAVEKAVEEIKAISKPINGKEDIARVAAISAASEEVGKLIADAMEKVGNDGVITVEESKSMGTELEVVEGMQFDRGYVSPYMVTDTEKMEAVLDDVYILITDKKISNIQEILPVLEQIVQQGKKLLIIGEDIEGEALATLVVNKLRGTFTCVGVKAPGFGDRRKEMLQDIAILTGGEVISEELGRDLKDVTIDMLGKADSVKVTKENTTIVNGKGDKASIGERVSQIRVQIEETTSEFDKEKLQERLAKLAGGVAVIRVGAATETELKEEKLRIEDALAATKAAVEEGIVPGGGTAYIDIIPKIADLTSDIVDVKLGIDIIRKALEEPVRQIANNAGAEGSVIIEKVKASETGVGYDALNDKYVDMLKIGIVDPTKVTRSALQNAASIASTFLTTEAAVADIPEKENTPPMAPGMGMDGMY, encoded by the coding sequence ATGGCAAAAAGTTTATTGTTTGGAGAAGAAGCTAGAAGATCAATGCAAGCTGGTGTTGATAAATTAGCTGATACAGTAAAAGTAACACTTGGACCAAAAGGAAGAAATGTTGTTTTAGATAAAAAGTTTGGATCACCATTAATAACAAATGATGGTGTTACAATAGCAAGAGAAATAGAATTAGAAGACCCATATGAAAATATGGGGGCACAACTTGTAAAAGAAGTTGCAACTAAAACAAATGATGTAGCAGGAGATGGTACTACTACAGCTACCTTATTAGCTCAAGCTATAATAAGAGAAGGTTTAAAAAACGTTACAGCAGGAGCTAATCCAATTCAAATAAGAACAGGAATAAGAAAAGCAGTAGAAAAAGCTGTAGAAGAAATAAAAGCTATTTCTAAACCTATAAATGGAAAAGAAGATATTGCTAGAGTTGCTGCTATATCAGCTGCAAGTGAAGAAGTAGGAAAACTTATTGCAGATGCTATGGAAAAGGTAGGAAATGACGGAGTTATAACTGTAGAAGAATCAAAATCTATGGGAACTGAACTAGAAGTAGTTGAAGGTATGCAATTTGATAGAGGTTATGTAAGTCCATATATGGTGACTGATACTGAAAAAATGGAAGCAGTATTAGATGATGTATATATTTTAATAACTGATAAAAAAATATCTAACATACAAGAAATATTGCCAGTTTTAGAACAAATAGTTCAACAGGGTAAAAAACTATTAATAATAGGTGAAGACATAGAAGGAGAAGCTTTAGCTACATTAGTAGTTAATAAATTAAGAGGAACATTTACTTGTGTAGGTGTAAAAGCACCAGGATTTGGAGATAGAAGAAAAGAAATGCTTCAAGATATAGCTATTTTAACAGGTGGTGAAGTTATTTCTGAAGAATTAGGAAGAGATTTAAAAGATGTTACTATAGATATGTTAGGAAAAGCAGATAGTGTAAAAGTTACTAAAGAAAACACTACAATAGTTAATGGTAAAGGTGATAAAGCTTCTATAGGAGAAAGAGTATCTCAAATAAGAGTACAAATTGAAGAAACAACTTCAGAATTTGATAAGGAAAAACTTCAAGAAAGACTTGCTAAATTAGCAGGTGGAGTTGCTGTTATAAGAGTTGGAGCAGCTACAGAAACTGAATTAAAAGAAGAAAAATTAAGAATAGAAGATGCCCTTGCAGCTACAAAAGCAGCAGTAGAAGAAGGAATAGTTCCAGGTGGTGGAACAGCATATATAGATATTATACCTAAAATTGCTGATTTAACTTCTGATATTGTAGATGTTAAATTAGGAATAGATATAATAAGAAAAGCTCTAGAAGAACCAGTAAGACAGATAGCTAATAATGCAGGTGCTGAAGGATCAGTAATAATTGAAAAAGTTAAAGCTAGTGAAACAGGCGTTGGATATGATGCTTTAAATGATAAATATGTAGATATGTTAAAGATTGGTATAGTTGATCCAACTAAGGTTACAAGATCAGCATTACAAAATGCAGCTTCAATTGCATCTACTTTCTTAACAACAGAAGCTGCGGTAGCAGATATTCCAGAAAAAGAAAATACACCACCAATGGCACCAGGAATGGGAATGGATGGGATGTATTAA
- a CDS encoding tRNA lysidine(34) synthetase: protein MIIFEKNYNKKFLKYVRRAIDDYNMISPKDKIAVAVSGGKDSIFLLFCLKLIQLTAIKDIEIVAIHIDLGLDMDLEPLKNFCKKNGIDLIIEKTNIANVVFNERKEKNPCSLCSKLRKGCLVRVAKSIGASKIALGHNCDDVIETLLMNILKIGKFGSFNPHIDYKDKYIHIIRPLIYLREDLIKNLVEKYKLPVIKSTCPEDKKTTREKMKNLMFKLEETYPESINRLMTSLCNIDMKNLWKQRDNHF from the coding sequence TTGATTATATTTGAAAAAAACTATAATAAAAAATTTTTAAAGTATGTAAGAAGAGCTATAGATGACTATAATATGATATCTCCAAAAGATAAAATTGCTGTAGCTGTTTCTGGTGGTAAAGACAGTATATTCTTGTTGTTTTGTTTAAAGCTAATACAATTAACAGCTATAAAAGATATTGAAATAGTAGCTATACATATAGATCTAGGTCTAGATATGGATTTAGAACCATTAAAAAATTTTTGCAAGAAAAATGGCATAGACTTAATAATAGAAAAAACTAATATTGCAAATGTAGTATTCAATGAAAGAAAGGAAAAAAACCCTTGTTCCCTTTGTTCTAAACTAAGAAAAGGTTGTCTTGTAAGAGTTGCTAAATCCATAGGTGCCTCAAAAATAGCTCTTGGTCATAATTGTGATGATGTAATAGAAACTTTACTTATGAATATTTTAAAAATTGGTAAGTTTGGATCCTTCAATCCACATATAGATTATAAGGATAAATATATTCATATAATCAGACCTTTAATATATTTAAGAGAAGATTTGATTAAAAATTTAGTAGAAAAATACAAATTACCTGTAATTAAAAGTACTTGCCCTGAGGATAAAAAAACTACTAGAGAAAAAATGAAAAATTTAATGTTTAAACTAGAAGAAACTTATCCTGAATCTATAAATAGGCTTATGACCTCTTTATGCAATATAGATATGAAAAACCTTTGGAAACAAAGAGACAATCATTTTTAA
- the guaB gene encoding IMP dehydrogenase, producing MAKIIKQAYTFDDVLLVPNKSEVLPKEVNLSTNLTKKIKLNIPLMSAGMDTVTESKMAIAMAREGGMGIIHKNMSIAEQAGEVDKVKRQENGVITDPFYLAPDNTIQDALNLMSRYRISGVPITKGEKLVGIITNRDILFENNYERKIEEVMTKENLITGPENTTIEEAKDILKSHKIEKLPLVDKYNNLRGLITIKDIEKVKKFPNSAKDSRGRLLCGAAVGVTKDMMERVDALVKAQVDIITVDTAHGHSRGVIEGVKEIKEKYPDIQIIAGNVATAEATRDLINAGADCIKIGIGPGSICTTRVVAGVGVPQLTAVMDCVEEANKYGISVVADGGIKYSGDIVKSLAAGAKAVMMGSMFAGCAEAPGETEIYQGRSYKVYRGMGSLAAMACGSKDRYFQEDNKKLVPEGVEGRVPFKGPVMETIYQMLGGIRSGMGYLGSATLNDLYEKATFVIQTSSGIRESHPHDISITKEAPNYSVNQ from the coding sequence ATGGCAAAAATAATAAAACAAGCATATACTTTTGATGATGTTCTTTTAGTTCCAAATAAATCAGAAGTTTTACCAAAGGAAGTTAATTTGAGTACAAATTTAACTAAAAAAATAAAATTAAATATACCTCTTATGAGTGCAGGAATGGATACAGTTACGGAGTCCAAAATGGCTATTGCTATGGCTAGAGAAGGCGGTATGGGAATAATACATAAAAATATGAGCATAGCTGAGCAAGCTGGTGAAGTTGATAAGGTAAAAAGACAGGAAAATGGAGTAATAACAGATCCTTTTTATCTTGCACCAGATAATACTATACAGGATGCGCTAAATCTTATGAGTAGATATAGAATTTCTGGAGTGCCTATAACTAAAGGAGAAAAATTAGTTGGAATAATAACTAATAGAGATATATTATTTGAAAATAATTATGAAAGAAAAATAGAAGAAGTTATGACCAAAGAAAATCTTATAACAGGGCCAGAAAATACCACTATAGAAGAAGCAAAAGATATATTAAAATCACATAAAATAGAGAAATTACCTTTAGTAGATAAATATAATAATTTACGTGGACTTATTACCATAAAGGATATAGAAAAAGTTAAAAAGTTTCCTAATAGTGCTAAAGATTCTAGAGGAAGACTTTTATGTGGTGCAGCAGTTGGAGTTACAAAGGATATGATGGAAAGAGTAGACGCCTTAGTAAAAGCACAAGTAGATATAATTACAGTAGATACTGCCCATGGGCACTCTAGGGGAGTTATAGAAGGAGTAAAAGAAATAAAAGAAAAGTATCCAGATATTCAAATTATTGCAGGTAATGTTGCAACAGCTGAAGCGACTAGAGACTTAATAAATGCAGGAGCGGATTGTATAAAGATCGGAATAGGACCAGGTTCTATATGTACAACTAGAGTAGTTGCAGGTGTTGGAGTTCCTCAACTTACAGCAGTTATGGACTGCGTTGAAGAAGCAAATAAATATGGAATATCAGTAGTAGCTGATGGTGGAATTAAATATTCAGGAGATATAGTTAAATCATTAGCTGCTGGAGCTAAAGCTGTTATGATGGGGTCAATGTTTGCAGGATGTGCAGAAGCACCAGGAGAGACAGAAATATATCAAGGAAGAAGTTATAAAGTATATAGAGGAATGGGATCATTAGCTGCTATGGCCTGTGGTAGTAAAGATAGATATTTCCAAGAAGATAACAAAAAATTAGTACCTGAAGGAGTAGAGGGAAGAGTACCATTTAAAGGACCAGTAATGGAAACTATATATCAAATGCTAGGAGGTATTCGTTCTGGAATGGGATATTTAGGATCCGCTACGTTGAATGATTTATATGAAAAGGCTACATTTGTAATTCAAACATCTTCAGGGATAAGAGAAAGTCATCCCCATGATATTTCAATAACAAAAGAAGCACCAAATTATAGTGTTAATCAATAG
- a CDS encoding 4Fe-4S dicluster domain-containing protein: MIKFETELKRIKYLVLKEVAQLAIKGNMDKLDMLKIPYKILNEKQAEYRCCVYRERTVVYERAQLAAGFKPDDNLTNELESISDNDQIIYVIASACDQCPINRFTVTEACRGCIQHKCMEVCSAKAIARINGKSYIDQNKCRECGLCKKVCPYNAIVEVMRPCKRVCPTGALEINPDDKRAMIEKENCINCGACMGACPFGAISDKSYIVNIARLLKEKKKVYAVIAPAITGQFGPLVKVGQVKNALTKAGFKDMVEAACGADAVVFSESQEFVERMEEGQKCMTTSCCPGFVNYIENQFKDLAGNISTTVSPMIATGRMIKEMDKDSYVVFIGPCTAKKSEVLRDELQDAVDYVMTFEEIAALLGALQIEPSDCEEDEVQDASTFARGFAQSGGVTAAIQNFIDSKEIDIKFNPTKVSGKDEIKKTLMLAKAGRIPFNFVEGMMCEGGCIGGPATMTSLMKAKGQLIKFSKESESKDVMENKKIENFEKVSMHKHK; this comes from the coding sequence ATGATAAAGTTTGAAACTGAACTAAAGAGAATAAAATATTTAGTTTTAAAAGAAGTTGCCCAGTTAGCTATTAAAGGTAATATGGATAAGCTAGACATGCTCAAAATACCATATAAAATATTAAATGAAAAACAAGCAGAATACAGATGCTGCGTTTATAGGGAAAGAACAGTAGTATATGAAAGAGCTCAGTTAGCAGCGGGATTTAAGCCAGATGATAATTTGACAAATGAACTAGAAAGTATAAGTGATAATGACCAAATAATATATGTAATAGCGTCTGCCTGTGATCAATGCCCTATAAATAGATTTACAGTAACGGAAGCCTGTAGAGGGTGTATACAACATAAATGTATGGAAGTTTGTTCAGCTAAGGCAATAGCCAGAATAAATGGTAAATCTTATATAGACCAAAATAAGTGTAGAGAATGTGGATTGTGTAAAAAAGTGTGTCCTTATAATGCTATAGTAGAGGTTATGAGACCATGCAAAAGAGTATGTCCTACAGGAGCTCTAGAAATAAATCCAGATGATAAAAGAGCTATGATAGAAAAGGAAAATTGCATTAATTGTGGAGCCTGTATGGGGGCATGTCCATTTGGAGCTATTTCAGACAAGAGTTATATAGTCAATATAGCTAGATTATTAAAAGAAAAGAAAAAAGTATATGCAGTAATAGCACCAGCTATTACAGGGCAATTTGGGCCACTTGTAAAAGTTGGACAAGTAAAGAATGCCTTAACAAAAGCAGGGTTTAAAGATATGGTAGAAGCTGCTTGTGGAGCAGATGCAGTAGTATTTAGTGAGTCTCAAGAGTTTGTAGAAAGAATGGAAGAAGGACAAAAATGTATGACTACATCTTGTTGTCCAGGCTTTGTGAATTATATAGAAAACCAATTTAAAGATTTAGCAGGAAATATATCTACTACGGTATCTCCTATGATAGCTACAGGAAGAATGATAAAAGAGATGGATAAAGATTCCTATGTGGTATTTATAGGACCTTGTACTGCTAAAAAGAGTGAAGTTTTAAGAGATGAACTACAAGATGCAGTAGACTATGTTATGACCTTTGAAGAAATAGCAGCTCTTTTAGGTGCTCTACAAATAGAGCCTTCTGATTGTGAAGAAGATGAAGTTCAGGATGCTTCAACTTTTGCAAGAGGATTTGCTCAAAGCGGTGGTGTTACAGCTGCAATACAAAACTTTATTGATTCTAAAGAAATAGATATAAAATTTAATCCAACTAAAGTAAGTGGTAAAGACGAAATAAAGAAAACTCTTATGTTAGCTAAGGCAGGAAGGATTCCCTTTAACTTTGTAGAAGGAATGATGTGTGAAGGAGGATGTATTGGAGGTCCAGCAACTATGACTTCTCTTATGAAAGCTAAAGGTCAATTAATTAAATTTAGTAAAGAATCTGAAAGTAAAGATGTTATGGAAAATAAAAAAATAGAAAATTTTGAAAAAGTAAGTATGCATAAGCATAAATAA
- a CDS encoding TIGR01906 family membrane protein — protein MILKNKGFFIDILLSIILTIIFIIISVKLTLNLKILYYWDITNLSIIKNTDLNVKEIKENFNYLIYYLNSHKNITFCLPSLPSSKEGVIHFKDVKNIFNFLDKFLFINIFISVPVIYYKLKMTKNVSFLKYSSILTIIIPLSLIIPLTLNFDNGFTLFHRIFFSNDYWIFDPNKDPIINLLPEAFFFHSVLLILFFIILFSLISYILYKNMRKL, from the coding sequence ATGATATTAAAAAACAAAGGATTTTTTATAGATATATTATTATCAATAATTTTAACTATTATTTTTATAATTATTTCAGTAAAATTAACACTTAATTTAAAAATTTTATATTATTGGGATATTACAAATTTATCTATAATAAAAAATACAGATTTGAACGTGAAAGAAATAAAAGAAAATTTTAACTACTTGATTTATTATTTAAATTCTCATAAAAATATTACATTCTGTCTTCCTAGCTTACCTTCATCTAAAGAAGGAGTAATCCATTTTAAAGATGTTAAAAATATATTCAATTTTTTAGATAAGTTTTTATTTATAAATATTTTTATTTCTGTACCTGTTATATATTATAAATTAAAAATGACTAAAAATGTTAGTTTTTTAAAATATTCTTCCATTTTAACTATTATTATACCTCTATCACTAATAATTCCATTAACTTTGAACTTTGACAATGGCTTTACCCTTTTTCACAGGATTTTTTTCTCTAATGACTATTGGATATTTGATCCTAACAAAGATCCTATTATAAACCTATTACCCGAAGCTTTCTTTTTTCATTCTGTTTTACTTATACTATTTTTTATAATACTTTTTTCCTTAATTTCTTACATATTGTATAAAAATATGAGGAAATTATAA